One Clostridiisalibacter paucivorans DSM 22131 genomic region harbors:
- a CDS encoding ATP-dependent Clp protease ATP-binding subunit, translating to MAMFGRFTERAQKVIVFSQEEAKGLKHNYVGTEHLLLGLIKEGEGIAAKALINMGLDLDNIRNQVIQRIGYGNFSQELVGFTPRTKRVFELSFLEARSLGHNYVGTEHLLLALIKEGEGVAAIILKSLGVDLEKAKEEVLKMLSSNYNNSAKPQHNKGSGKTPTLDKHGRDLNKMASEGKLDPVIGRGKEIQRVIQVLSRRTKNNPCLIGDPGVGKTAIAEGLAQEIVNGSVPEILKDKRVVTLDLASMVAGAKYRGEFEDRLKKMMEELRQSGDVILFIDEMHTIIGAGAAEGAIDASNILKPALARGELQAIGATTIDEYRKYIEKDSALERRFQPVMVEEPTAEDTVKILEGLRDKYEAHHRVKINDEAINAAVELSTRYITDRFLPDKAIDLIDEAASKTRLKSITAPPELNKIEEKLEELSQEKEEAISTQNFEKAAELRDKEKRLKEELENKKQNWKADKRTISLEVGYEDIAQVVADWTGIPVKKLTIEESERLLKLEELLHKRVIGQEQAVKAVSSAVRRARVGLKDPNKPVGTFIFLGPTGVGKTELSKALAEALFGDEDAMIRIDMSEYMEKHSVSKLVGSPPGYVGYDEGGQLTEKVRRRPYSVVLFDEIEKAHPDVFNILLQLLDDGRLTDSKGKLVDFKNTVVIMTSNVGASTIKKQKTLGFAAPEDEEKAEYEKMKDNVMDELRRSFRPEFLNRIDEIIVFHSLGEEHIKEIVNLMVEGLEKKLKDLNINVKITDDARKYIGKEGFDPVYGARPLERAIRKLVEDKLSEEMLKGNISKNDNVLIDLDEGELVFQKK from the coding sequence ATGGCAATGTTTGGAAGGTTTACAGAGAGGGCACAGAAGGTAATCGTATTTTCACAAGAGGAAGCTAAGGGCCTTAAACACAATTATGTGGGAACAGAACATCTATTACTTGGTTTAATAAAAGAAGGAGAAGGCATAGCAGCTAAGGCATTAATTAATATGGGTCTAGATCTGGACAATATAAGAAATCAAGTTATCCAAAGGATAGGATATGGGAATTTTTCTCAAGAGTTGGTTGGTTTTACTCCCAGAACCAAAAGGGTCTTTGAATTGAGCTTTTTAGAAGCTAGAAGTTTAGGTCATAATTATGTGGGAACAGAACACTTACTTCTGGCATTAATAAAAGAAGGAGAGGGAGTAGCTGCAATTATACTTAAGTCATTGGGTGTAGACTTAGAGAAGGCAAAGGAAGAAGTTTTAAAGATGTTGAGTAGTAATTACAATAATTCAGCAAAACCCCAACACAATAAAGGTAGTGGAAAAACTCCAACACTAGATAAACATGGCAGAGACCTAAATAAAATGGCTTCAGAGGGGAAATTAGACCCTGTAATTGGCAGAGGAAAAGAGATCCAAAGAGTGATCCAAGTATTGAGTAGAAGGACAAAAAATAATCCGTGCTTAATAGGAGATCCTGGAGTAGGTAAAACAGCCATAGCTGAAGGTTTGGCTCAAGAAATTGTCAATGGGTCTGTACCTGAAATATTAAAGGATAAGAGGGTAGTTACATTGGATCTCGCCTCTATGGTAGCTGGAGCGAAATATAGAGGAGAATTTGAAGATAGATTGAAAAAGATGATGGAAGAATTAAGACAGTCAGGAGACGTAATACTGTTTATAGATGAAATGCATACTATAATTGGAGCAGGAGCAGCAGAGGGCGCAATAGATGCATCTAATATATTAAAGCCTGCTTTGGCTAGAGGAGAGTTGCAAGCCATAGGTGCTACCACCATAGACGAATATAGGAAGTATATAGAGAAGGATTCAGCGTTGGAGAGGAGATTCCAGCCTGTAATGGTAGAAGAGCCTACGGCAGAGGATACAGTTAAGATATTAGAGGGATTAAGGGATAAATATGAGGCTCATCACAGGGTAAAGATAAATGATGAAGCAATCAATGCTGCTGTTGAATTATCTACTAGATATATTACCGATAGATTTTTACCTGATAAGGCTATAGACCTTATAGATGAAGCGGCGTCTAAGACAAGACTTAAATCTATAACAGCTCCTCCAGAGCTAAACAAAATTGAAGAGAAATTGGAAGAATTGTCTCAAGAAAAGGAAGAGGCTATAAGCACTCAAAACTTTGAGAAGGCAGCAGAACTAAGGGACAAAGAAAAGCGACTAAAAGAAGAGTTAGAAAATAAGAAACAAAATTGGAAGGCAGATAAGAGAACTATATCTCTGGAAGTAGGATATGAAGATATAGCTCAGGTAGTGGCAGATTGGACTGGTATACCTGTGAAAAAGCTTACCATAGAAGAATCAGAGAGATTATTGAAATTAGAAGAATTATTGCATAAAAGAGTTATAGGCCAAGAACAGGCGGTGAAGGCTGTTTCTAGTGCTGTTAGAAGAGCAAGAGTGGGCCTTAAAGACCCAAATAAGCCTGTAGGTACATTTATATTTTTAGGTCCAACAGGGGTAGGTAAGACTGAACTTTCTAAGGCATTGGCAGAGGCATTATTTGGAGATGAAGATGCCATGATAAGGATAGATATGTCTGAATATATGGAAAAACATTCTGTATCTAAGTTAGTAGGATCTCCTCCAGGATATGTGGGATATGATGAAGGAGGACAACTGACAGAAAAGGTCAGAAGAAGGCCATATTCAGTTGTATTGTTTGATGAGATAGAAAAGGCCCATCCCGATGTATTTAATATATTGTTGCAGCTACTAGATGATGGTAGATTGACAGATTCAAAGGGCAAATTAGTAGATTTTAAAAATACTGTTGTAATAATGACATCTAATGTGGGAGCTAGCACTATAAAGAAACAAAAGACTTTAGGTTTTGCTGCACCAGAAGATGAAGAAAAGGCAGAATATGAAAAAATGAAAGACAATGTAATGGATGAGCTTAGAAGAAGCTTTAGACCAGAATTTTTAAATAGAATTGACGAGATAATAGTATTCCATTCATTAGGTGAAGAACACATAAAAGAGATAGTCAATCTTATGGTAGAAGGACTAGAGAAGAAGCTTAAAGACTTAAATATAAATGTAAAGATTACAGATGATGCTAGGAAATATATTGGAAAAGAAGGGTTTGACCCTGTTTATGGAGCTAGACCATTAGAAAGGGCCATTAGAAAATTAGTAGAAGACAAATTATCAGAGGAGATGTTGAAGGGCAATATATCTAAAAATGATAATGTGTTGATAGATTTAGATGAAGGAGAGTTAGTGTTCCAGAAAAAATAA
- a CDS encoding protein arginine kinase, protein MVRWLDGESGTNKDVVISSRIRLARNIEGINFTHMMNDEESKNVIDMVKDAVSRQNVLSKEFEFFKLSDVDELNRKVLVEEHLISPALLNNTNNSAFLLSKDQKATIMINEEDHIRMQILLPGLSLEKGWDMCDKLDDALEESVEYGFDERLGYLTSCPTNIGTGLRASVMVHLPCLVLTKQANPIVQTLSQIGLTVRGLYGEGTNAMGNVFQISNQTTLGNTEEGIIKKLKRILLQIIEKEQEARKIILENREIEIEDKIWRSLGILKNARIMSSKEAMKLLSDVKLGIEMGIIKDMDHKNINELMIITQPASIQKEFNSLSSKERDIHRAQLIRDTIDN, encoded by the coding sequence ATGGTTAGGTGGTTAGATGGAGAATCTGGAACTAATAAAGATGTAGTTATAAGTAGTAGAATAAGACTGGCTAGGAATATAGAGGGAATCAATTTTACCCATATGATGAACGATGAAGAATCTAAAAATGTAATAGATATGGTAAAAGATGCTGTGAGTAGACAAAATGTTTTATCTAAGGAATTTGAGTTTTTTAAACTCTCAGACGTAGATGAACTAAATAGAAAGGTATTAGTGGAGGAGCATCTTATAAGTCCAGCCCTGTTAAACAATACAAATAATAGTGCTTTTTTATTATCAAAGGATCAAAAGGCTACTATCATGATAAATGAAGAAGACCATATAAGGATGCAGATACTTCTACCAGGTCTCAGCTTAGAAAAGGGTTGGGATATGTGTGATAAATTGGATGATGCATTAGAGGAAAGTGTTGAATATGGGTTTGACGAGAGATTAGGTTATTTGACATCATGCCCTACTAATATAGGTACAGGTCTTAGAGCTTCAGTTATGGTGCATTTGCCATGTTTAGTCTTAACTAAGCAAGCTAACCCTATTGTTCAAACTCTAAGCCAAATAGGATTGACAGTAAGGGGATTATATGGAGAGGGAACTAATGCCATGGGAAATGTATTTCAGATATCTAATCAGACTACATTGGGTAATACTGAAGAAGGGATTATTAAAAAACTTAAAAGAATATTACTCCAAATAATAGAAAAGGAACAGGAAGCCAGAAAAATAATTTTGGAAAATAGAGAAATAGAAATAGAAGATAAAATCTGGAGGTCCTTAGGAATATTAAAGAATGCTAGGATAATGTCATCAAAAGAGGCTATGAAACTTTTATCTGATGTAAAATTAGGTATTGAAATGGGTATTATAAAAGATATGGATCATAAAAATATAAATGAATTAATGATAATAACACAACCTGCAAGTATTCAAAAAGAATTTAATAGTCTAAGCTCTAAAGAAAGAGATATCCATAGGGCTCAATTGATAAGGGATACCATAGATAATTAG
- a CDS encoding UvrB/UvrC motif-containing protein, whose product MINGKKTEVHLCDECAKKNKEINFNSPFSIHQFLAGLLEGTQEEPFELNYLNEIKCANCGMTFDRFKQIGKFGCPKCYHSFRDKSIPLIKGIHGHDRHIGKVPKRAGDNIRIKKDIERLKLKLDDAIEREAFEQAAEIRDKIKMLESQLEN is encoded by the coding sequence ATAATAAATGGTAAAAAGACAGAAGTGCATCTTTGTGATGAGTGCGCTAAGAAAAATAAAGAAATAAATTTTAATTCTCCTTTTTCCATACATCAGTTTTTAGCAGGGCTATTGGAAGGTACTCAAGAAGAACCCTTTGAATTAAACTATTTGAATGAGATTAAATGTGCTAATTGTGGAATGACATTTGATAGATTTAAACAAATAGGAAAGTTTGGTTGTCCCAAGTGTTATCACTCCTTTAGGGATAAGTCCATACCATTAATTAAAGGTATTCACGGACATGATAGACATATAGGCAAAGTACCTAAAAGGGCAGGAGATAATATAAGAATAAAAAAGGATATAGAGAGATTGAAATTAAAATTAGATGATGCAATTGAAAGGGAAGCATTTGAACAGGCAGCAGAAATAAGAGATAAAATAAAGATGTTAGAAAGTCAATTAGAGAATTAG
- a CDS encoding CtsR family transcriptional regulator — MKKISDIIEEFIKDMLIEAENGMVEIKRNELAQYFRCSPSQINYVLDTRFGNDKGYFIESKRGGGGYIKIIKVNINKDKYIEDMILSNIGDSITKSRAYSIIDNLYEEGLINTREMHLMKVAIGDRALNIVSPYKNRVRSNILKDMILVLIRG, encoded by the coding sequence ATGAAAAAAATAAGTGATATTATAGAAGAATTTATAAAAGATATGCTTATAGAAGCAGAAAACGGCATGGTAGAGATAAAAAGAAATGAACTGGCCCAATATTTTAGATGTTCTCCTTCTCAAATAAACTATGTATTAGATACTAGATTTGGCAATGACAAAGGCTATTTTATAGAGAGTAAAAGGGGCGGTGGAGGGTATATAAAGATAATAAAGGTCAATATTAATAAGGATAAATATATTGAGGATATGATATTGAGCAATATTGGAGATTCCATTACAAAGTCTAGGGCATATAGTATTATTGATAATCTATACGAGGAAGGATTAATTAATACTAGAGAGATGCATCTTATGAAGGTAGCTATAGGTGATAGGGCTCTTAATATAGTGTCTCCCTATAAAAATAGAGTGAGGTCAAATATACTAAAGGATATGATCTTAGTATTGATTAGAGGATAG